Proteins found in one Oribacterium sp. oral taxon 102 genomic segment:
- a CDS encoding methionine gamma-lyase family protein, translating to MYEEMGISTAVYDFCAPILLSLRERFERIDEIAEYNQLKVIRAMQDAAVSEAHLIGTSGYGYDDIGRDALERVYANLFHTEDALVRGQIVCGTHALAIALQANLRPGDEILSPVGKPYDTLEEVIGIREAVGSLREFGIHYRQVELNADSSFRYDEIRDAINERTRLVEIQRSKGYSSRDSFSPEQIGELIRFIRSVKPDVICMVDNCYGEFVCREEPSDFGADMVVGSLIKNPGGGLAPIGGYIAGTRECIERCAARLTTPGLGKEVGPSLHLNKDFYQGLFLAPSIVAGAEKAAIFAAAVYERLGYACHPAADAERRDIIQAVTLGSSEAVIAFCRGIQAAAPVDSFVTPQPGDMPGYDAQVIMAAGAFVQGSSIELSADGPIKPPYNVYFQGGLTWHHAKLGILMSVQKLFENGLLRGKI from the coding sequence TCGCGGAATACAACCAGCTGAAGGTCATCCGTGCCATGCAGGATGCCGCCGTTTCCGAGGCGCATCTCATCGGGACGAGCGGCTACGGCTACGATGATATCGGGCGGGATGCGCTGGAACGGGTCTATGCCAATCTCTTTCATACAGAGGATGCGCTGGTTCGCGGGCAGATTGTCTGCGGGACGCACGCCCTCGCGATCGCCCTGCAGGCGAACCTGCGTCCGGGCGACGAGATCCTCTCTCCGGTCGGGAAGCCCTATGACACGCTGGAGGAGGTCATCGGAATACGGGAGGCGGTCGGCTCGCTCCGTGAGTTCGGCATTCACTACCGGCAGGTGGAGCTGAATGCAGACAGCAGCTTCCGCTATGACGAGATTCGGGATGCGATCAACGAGAGGACGCGTCTCGTGGAGATCCAACGCTCGAAGGGCTACAGCAGCCGTGACAGCTTCAGCCCGGAGCAGATCGGAGAGCTGATCCGCTTTATCCGCTCGGTAAAGCCGGACGTGATCTGCATGGTCGATAACTGCTACGGCGAGTTTGTCTGCCGCGAGGAGCCGAGCGACTTCGGTGCGGACATGGTCGTCGGTTCCCTCATCAAGAATCCGGGCGGCGGGCTGGCGCCGATCGGCGGCTATATCGCGGGGACGCGGGAATGCATCGAGCGCTGCGCGGCACGGCTTACGACCCCGGGACTCGGCAAGGAGGTCGGTCCCTCTCTTCACCTCAATAAGGATTTCTATCAGGGGCTCTTCCTCGCGCCGTCTATCGTAGCGGGAGCAGAGAAGGCTGCGATCTTCGCGGCGGCGGTCTATGAGAGGCTGGGCTATGCCTGCCATCCTGCCGCGGATGCCGAGAGAAGGGATATCATTCAGGCGGTCACGCTCGGGAGCTCGGAGGCGGTGATCGCTTTCTGTCGGGGCATTCAGGCCGCCGCGCCGGTGGATTCCTTCGTGACCCCGCAGCCGGGCGATATGCCGGGCTATGACGCCCAGGTCATCATGGCGGCAGGCGCCTTCGTACAGGGCTCCAGCATCGAGCTCTCCGCAGACGGCCCCATCAAGCCGCCCTATAACGTCTATTTTCAGGGCGGTCTCACATGGCACCATGCCAAGCTGGGAATCCTGATGTCGGTACAAAAGCTCTTTGAAAACGGTCTGCTTCGTGGTAAAATTTAA
- the radC gene encoding RadC family protein yields MNQGKNGGHRGLREHRQEELPRERCRLLGCAALTDGELLAILLRTGTREKSVLELSEELLHWNPEFDGLAGLIHYSAEELQSISGIGEVKAMELTVVGEISRRIWRRKIRKRTKRFRNAQDVMLFCKEDMRSLGYEEIRVLYLDNQMQLIREHAVSRGTCNHSALSPRDIFIEAFRLRAVCMVLVHNHPSGIPEPSEEDIALTRELEKAGDWIGITLVDHIIIGDNCYYSFKEQGII; encoded by the coding sequence ATGAATCAGGGAAAAAACGGCGGACACAGAGGACTTCGGGAGCACAGGCAGGAGGAGCTTCCGAGAGAGCGGTGCAGGCTCCTCGGCTGTGCCGCGCTCACAGACGGAGAGCTTCTGGCGATTCTGCTCCGAACCGGGACGCGGGAGAAGTCCGTGCTGGAGCTTTCAGAGGAGCTCCTGCACTGGAATCCGGAGTTTGACGGATTGGCGGGGCTGATCCATTACAGCGCGGAGGAGCTGCAAAGCATCTCCGGGATCGGAGAGGTTAAGGCGATGGAGCTGACCGTCGTCGGGGAAATTTCCCGGAGGATCTGGAGACGGAAGATCCGGAAACGAACGAAACGTTTCCGGAACGCGCAGGATGTCATGCTCTTTTGCAAGGAGGATATGCGGAGCCTCGGCTATGAGGAGATCCGCGTCCTCTATCTGGATAACCAGATGCAGCTTATTCGGGAGCACGCGGTATCGAGGGGAACCTGCAACCATTCGGCGCTGTCGCCCCGGGATATCTTTATCGAGGCGTTCCGGCTCCGCGCCGTTTGCATGGTGCTGGTGCACAACCATCCGAGCGGCATCCCGGAGCCGTCGGAGGAGGATATCGCGCTGACAAGGGAGCTTGAGAAGGCAGGAGACTGGATCGGCATTACGCTGGTCGATCATATCATTATCGGAGATAACTGTTACTACAGCTTCAAGGAGCAGGGAATCATCTAG
- the mreC gene encoding rod shape-determining protein MreC: MENKSSKYIFIILAVLCVMMIVLSTVRDGLMNPIRNTVGSVLVPVQTGVNRVGLRIYEELRDRKSLRDAEEENRSLRERIDLLTEENNILKQNEQELSRLRELYQLDQDYLRYSKVAAHIIAKDSENWFQVFRIDKGSQDGIRVDQNVIANGGLVGIVTDVGLNYATVRSIIDDESRVAAMGIQSSDTCIVAGDLTLFQEGRLRITNIAKDSVLQDGDRIVTSNLSSKFMPGILLGYAVEITEDEKRLMKTGYLVPAADFDDMSEVLVLTEVKSDQFRDAGMVGAAAAAG, from the coding sequence GTGGAGAATAAAAGTAGCAAATACATATTTATCATTCTCGCCGTTCTGTGCGTGATGATGATCGTCCTTTCAACCGTGCGGGACGGGCTGATGAATCCGATTCGGAATACCGTCGGCTCCGTCCTCGTTCCCGTACAGACCGGTGTGAACCGGGTGGGGCTTCGGATCTATGAGGAGCTTCGGGATCGGAAAAGCCTCCGGGATGCAGAGGAGGAGAACCGGAGTCTTCGGGAGCGGATCGACCTTCTGACGGAGGAGAACAATATCCTGAAGCAGAACGAGCAGGAGCTGTCGAGGCTGCGGGAGCTCTATCAGCTCGATCAGGACTACCTTCGCTACAGCAAGGTCGCAGCGCATATCATTGCGAAGGATTCGGAGAACTGGTTTCAGGTATTCCGGATCGACAAGGGCTCGCAGGACGGTATCCGCGTGGATCAGAATGTCATCGCGAACGGCGGTCTGGTCGGCATCGTGACGGATGTGGGGCTGAACTACGCGACGGTACGCTCCATTATTGACGACGAGTCCCGGGTAGCGGCGATGGGGATACAGTCCAGCGACACCTGCATTGTCGCAGGCGATCTGACGCTCTTTCAGGAGGGCAGGCTTCGCATCACCAATATTGCGAAGGACTCTGTTCTCCAGGATGGGGATCGGATCGTGACCTCTAATCTCTCCTCCAAGTTCATGCCGGGGATACTGCTGGGCTATGCCGTGGAGATCACGGAGGATGAGAAGCGGCTGATGAAGACCGGCTATCTCGTGCCGGCGGCGGATTTTGACGATATGAGCGAGGTACTGGTGCTGACCGAGGTGAAGTCCGACCAGTTCCGCGACGCGGGGATGGTCGGTGCTGCTGCCGCGGCAGGCTGA
- the mreD gene encoding rod shape-determining protein MreD — translation MKQRKLRLFLAFLSLILAFLIQTSVFPLIPFLSATPNLLLVLTFSFGFLHGNTAGMLYGLFAGLLMDMFYSGPFGFYSLIFLVIGYINGFFSRFYYEEYITLPVFICVASELVYHLYIYLFRFLIRGKWDILYYFMHIIFPSVIFSVLLTLLLYRFFFMANEKLQEE, via the coding sequence CTGAAGCAGAGGAAGCTGCGTCTCTTCCTTGCCTTTTTGTCCCTGATTCTTGCATTTCTGATCCAGACCAGCGTTTTTCCGCTGATTCCCTTCCTTTCCGCGACGCCGAATCTGCTGCTGGTGCTGACCTTTTCCTTCGGCTTCCTGCATGGAAATACCGCAGGTATGCTCTATGGACTTTTCGCGGGACTTCTGATGGATATGTTCTACTCCGGCCCCTTCGGCTTCTACAGCCTGATCTTCCTCGTGATCGGCTATATAAACGGCTTTTTCAGCCGCTTCTACTATGAGGAATATATCACTCTGCCGGTGTTCATCTGTGTGGCGAGCGAGCTTGTATATCATCTGTATATTTATCTGTTTCGTTTTCTGATTCGGGGGAAGTGGGATATCCTGTATTATTTTATGCATATCATCTTTCCCTCTGTCATTTTTTCAGTGCTGCTGACGCTTTTGCTGTACCGCTTCTTCTTCATGGCGAATGAGAAGCTTCAGGAGGAGTAA
- a CDS encoding penicillin-binding transpeptidase domain-containing protein translates to MWKELRDFIREVGGHIVSSRLFALGAAFSALFLLLLVHLVRLQLFEGQEYLERYEQQTLHTETTVGTRGNIYDRDGKLLAFNQLQYNITIADTEAYDTSPDGINRRNTMLLRLAQIIEKYGYTVESQYKLARNADGSFFYTTGSDAERRRFIASVHGKKEEQLKEAEYSKSAQELFEYSKGRYRFDAVRDQDGNAVVIPDDTALLMIHILYTLRLTAYQRYQTTTIVKNVSEECMAEVLESKGDLQGVDIEDVSVRRYNYAPYLSHIVGYTGQVQKNQLAELQKLDPSYTQSDIVGVWGLEKSEETVLKGQKGEREMYLNSVGSVLQELSNTEAKAGKDIYTTISANDQIAIYHLLEQEFAGILVSKLTENEDFNNGEIKQSQIMIPIRDAYFQLINNNILNRAHFTAEDAGSAEKRIQGIFTDYRTRAFSMLETQLSGENGGTLSELPMDMQAYIVHVYEYLTSREAGIIDSSDPRFRQSDSYQRWRDDSISMHDFIVSGIEEGWIDTSKLGLSEEYSDTGSIFRLFIESILRFLSEEEAFDKLLYKYAIQDRSLSGNLLLMACYEQGVLEPDSEAYGQLAQGDAHFAFTHFVDKVRKIQLTPAQLALDPCNGSVVVTDVHSGKIRALVTYPGFDNNKINDAETLRRYNEDLSLPLLNTATQTQLAPGSSFKPITTVAALEEGAVTLDTIIDCTGRYEEVVPNIRCWVFPSAHGPENIVDGLKNSCNYFFAALGHRLSTNDAGDYNQEDGLQKIQKYAKLFGLSEKSGVELDEAEPRISDIDPERSAMGQGNHAYNCVQLSKYITAMANNGTLYDLSIVDRICDAEGEVVETVAPKVDAELSFSPVTWNAVHTGLRKIVTEGVAKNVFRGQDIPIAGKTGTAQEREDRGNHALFVSYAPYEDPEISVTVTIRYGYSSGNAATLANHVYDYCFGKTSLDTILHQDASYITAVNVSD, encoded by the coding sequence ATGTGGAAAGAGCTTCGGGACTTTATCAGGGAAGTGGGAGGGCATATCGTAAGCTCCCGTCTCTTCGCGCTGGGAGCGGCATTCTCCGCTCTTTTTCTGCTGCTGCTCGTGCATCTCGTCCGGCTTCAGCTTTTTGAGGGACAGGAATATCTGGAACGCTATGAGCAGCAGACATTGCATACGGAGACGACGGTCGGGACCCGCGGAAATATTTATGACCGGGACGGAAAGCTGCTTGCCTTTAATCAGCTCCAGTACAATATCACGATCGCGGATACAGAAGCCTATGATACCTCTCCGGATGGCATCAATCGGCGAAATACCATGCTGCTCCGCCTCGCGCAGATTATCGAGAAGTACGGATATACCGTAGAGTCGCAGTATAAGCTCGCAAGAAACGCGGATGGGAGCTTCTTCTATACGACTGGAAGCGACGCGGAGCGGCGGCGCTTCATCGCGAGTGTCCATGGGAAGAAGGAGGAGCAGCTGAAGGAGGCGGAATACTCGAAGAGCGCACAGGAGCTCTTCGAGTATTCGAAGGGCCGCTACCGCTTCGATGCGGTGCGGGATCAGGATGGCAATGCGGTCGTGATCCCGGACGACACGGCGCTCCTTATGATCCACATTCTCTATACCCTGCGGCTGACAGCGTACCAGCGCTATCAAACCACCACGATCGTGAAGAATGTTTCGGAGGAGTGCATGGCGGAGGTACTGGAGTCCAAGGGAGATCTGCAGGGGGTCGACATCGAGGATGTCTCGGTCCGTCGCTATAACTATGCACCGTATCTCTCTCATATCGTCGGTTATACCGGACAGGTACAGAAGAATCAGCTCGCAGAGCTGCAAAAGCTCGATCCGAGCTATACACAGAGCGATATCGTCGGCGTCTGGGGACTCGAAAAAAGCGAGGAGACGGTGCTGAAGGGGCAGAAGGGCGAGAGAGAGATGTACCTGAACTCGGTCGGCTCTGTATTACAGGAGCTTTCCAATACGGAGGCAAAGGCGGGGAAGGACATTTATACGACGATTTCTGCCAACGACCAGATCGCCATCTATCATCTTCTGGAGCAGGAATTTGCAGGGATTCTGGTGTCTAAGCTGACGGAAAACGAGGATTTCAACAACGGGGAGATCAAGCAGTCCCAGATTATGATCCCGATTAGGGATGCCTATTTTCAGCTGATCAACAACAATATCCTGAACCGCGCGCATTTTACGGCGGAGGATGCCGGCAGTGCGGAGAAGCGGATTCAGGGGATCTTTACCGATTACCGGACGCGGGCGTTCTCCATGCTGGAGACGCAGCTTTCCGGTGAAAACGGAGGGACGCTCTCGGAGCTCCCGATGGACATGCAGGCGTATATCGTTCATGTCTACGAGTATCTGACAAGCCGGGAGGCCGGCATCATCGACAGTTCCGATCCGCGCTTCCGGCAGTCTGATTCCTATCAGCGCTGGCGGGATGACAGCATTTCCATGCACGATTTCATCGTGAGCGGAATCGAGGAGGGCTGGATCGATACCTCGAAGCTTGGGCTCTCGGAGGAGTATTCCGATACGGGCAGTATCTTTCGGCTCTTCATCGAGAGCATTCTCCGCTTCCTCTCGGAGGAGGAGGCCTTCGATAAGCTGCTGTATAAGTACGCGATACAGGACAGATCCCTATCCGGGAATCTCCTTCTGATGGCGTGCTACGAGCAGGGCGTGCTGGAGCCGGATTCCGAGGCCTACGGGCAGCTCGCACAGGGGGACGCCCATTTTGCCTTCACGCATTTCGTGGATAAGGTGCGGAAGATCCAGCTCACGCCGGCGCAGCTTGCGCTGGATCCCTGCAATGGCTCTGTGGTCGTAACCGATGTACACAGCGGAAAGATCCGCGCCCTTGTGACCTACCCGGGCTTCGACAATAATAAGATTAACGACGCGGAGACGCTTCGCCGCTACAACGAGGATCTGTCTCTGCCGCTTCTGAATACTGCGACGCAGACACAGCTTGCGCCGGGCTCCTCCTTCAAGCCGATCACCACCGTGGCGGCGCTGGAGGAGGGTGCCGTTACGCTGGATACCATCATCGACTGTACCGGACGCTACGAGGAGGTCGTGCCGAATATTCGCTGCTGGGTCTTCCCCTCGGCGCATGGGCCGGAGAATATCGTGGACGGACTGAAGAACTCCTGCAACTATTTCTTCGCGGCGCTGGGGCACCGTCTCTCTACAAATGACGCGGGAGACTACAATCAGGAGGATGGATTGCAGAAGATCCAGAAGTATGCGAAGCTCTTCGGGCTCTCGGAGAAGAGCGGTGTCGAGCTGGATGAGGCGGAGCCGCGCATTTCCGATATTGATCCGGAGCGCTCCGCGATGGGACAGGGCAATCATGCCTACAACTGCGTACAGCTCTCGAAATACATTACCGCGATGGCGAACAACGGCACGCTCTACGACCTTTCGATTGTGGATCGGATCTGCGATGCGGAAGGCGAGGTGGTGGAGACCGTCGCGCCGAAGGTGGACGCGGAGCTCTCCTTCAGCCCGGTGACCTGGAACGCGGTTCACACGGGGCTTCGGAAGATTGTCACCGAGGGTGTCGCGAAGAATGTCTTCCGCGGGCAGGACATCCCTATCGCGGGAAAGACCGGAACGGCGCAGGAGAGAGAGGATCGCGGAAACCATGCGCTCTTCGTTTCCTACGCACCCTATGAGGATCCGGAGATCAGCGTGACGGTGACGATCCGCTACGGCTATTCCTCCGGAAATGCCGCGACGCTTGCGAACCACGTCTACGATTATTGCTTCGGCAAGACCAGCCTGGATACGATCCTGCATCAGGACGCGTCCTATATTACCGCTGTGAATGTGAGTGACTGA
- a CDS encoding FtsW/RodA/SpoVE family cell cycle protein → MSRFIDYNFRKYDCRLLLYILLLNGIGIFVIASATFAHSFRDPQVLRQLMGSFAGLAICLAASLYDYRRLCRQSGLLYLLSILLLLGVKVYGTASHGAVRWITLPIVGQVQPTEFVKLALILFYANYFHRMKEEINLPHVVGLALLYYLIPAVLILLQPNLSTTIIVTVIVAAIVFASPISFRWILGAVAAVIPFAVGFIVLFRAGLYDRIPFLRGYQAERILTFLNPSENQQSFYQQRNSIMAIASGMFSGKGLFNTSIYSVKNGNFLVEQDNDFIFAVIGEELGFRGAAFIIIIFLLIIIECLIIAARAKNLSGRLIAVGMAAWIGFQTYINIAVATGLFPNTGITLPFFSRGVSSLLSVYAGFGVVLNIALQREERG, encoded by the coding sequence ATGAGCAGATTTATCGATTACAATTTCAGAAAATATGACTGTCGCCTGCTCCTTTATATCCTGCTTCTGAACGGAATCGGGATATTTGTCATCGCCTCGGCGACCTTCGCACATAGCTTTCGGGATCCGCAGGTACTCCGGCAGCTTATGGGGTCGTTTGCGGGACTTGCGATCTGCCTTGCCGCGTCGCTCTATGATTACCGGCGGCTCTGCCGGCAGTCCGGGCTGCTCTACCTCCTGAGTATTCTCCTGCTGCTGGGCGTGAAGGTCTATGGCACCGCCTCGCACGGCGCGGTGCGCTGGATTACGCTGCCGATCGTGGGGCAGGTACAGCCGACAGAGTTCGTGAAGCTTGCGCTGATCCTGTTCTATGCGAATTACTTTCACAGGATGAAGGAGGAGATTAACCTTCCTCATGTGGTGGGGCTTGCACTTCTGTATTATCTGATTCCGGCGGTGCTGATCCTGCTGCAGCCAAATCTCTCGACGACGATCATCGTGACGGTGATCGTGGCGGCGATTGTCTTCGCGAGTCCGATCAGCTTTCGCTGGATTCTCGGTGCGGTCGCAGCTGTCATCCCGTTCGCAGTCGGCTTCATTGTCCTTTTCCGGGCAGGGCTCTATGACCGGATCCCGTTCCTCCGCGGCTATCAGGCGGAGCGGATCCTGACCTTTCTGAATCCGTCGGAGAACCAGCAGAGCTTCTATCAGCAGAGGAATTCCATTATGGCGATCGCCTCCGGGATGTTTTCGGGGAAGGGGCTCTTCAATACTTCGATTTATTCTGTAAAAAACGGAAATTTTCTTGTGGAGCAGGACAACGACTTCATTTTCGCGGTTATCGGAGAGGAGCTGGGCTTTCGCGGGGCGGCATTTATTATTATAATATTCTTGTTGATTATCATAGAATGTCTTATAATAGCAGCAAGAGCGAAAAATCTGAGCGGAAGACTGATTGCCGTCGGCATGGCGGCATGGATCGGGTTTCAGACCTATATCAATATCGCAGTGGCGACAGGTCTGTTCCCCAATACCGGAATTACACTCCCGTTTTTTTCGAGAGGTGTGAGTTCGCTGCTCTCGGTTTATGCCGGTTTCGGTGTTGTGTTGAATATTGCGCTGCAAAGGGAGGAACGTGGATGA
- a CDS encoding methylglyoxal synthase — translation MNVGLIAHDSKKKLMQNFCIAYRGILSKHELYATGTTGILVEEVTNLKIHKFLPGQTGGSRQLASQIEQGNLDMVIFLRDPQHPKEEEPEVNSVVRLCDIYNIPIGTNLATAELLIHALERGDLEWRNI, via the coding sequence ATGAATGTTGGTTTGATTGCACATGATTCGAAGAAGAAGCTGATGCAGAATTTCTGCATTGCCTATAGAGGGATTTTAAGTAAGCATGAGCTCTATGCGACCGGAACGACGGGGATACTCGTAGAGGAAGTGACGAATTTGAAGATTCACAAGTTCCTCCCGGGACAGACCGGCGGCTCAAGGCAGCTTGCCTCCCAGATCGAGCAGGGCAATCTGGACATGGTGATCTTTCTCCGCGACCCGCAGCATCCGAAGGAGGAGGAGCCGGAGGTGAACTCCGTGGTGCGCCTCTGCGATATCTACAATATCCCGATCGGCACGAACCTCGCAACCGCAGAGCTTCTGATCCACGCGCTGGAGAGAGGGGATCTCGAGTGGAGGAATATCTGA
- a CDS encoding D-alanyl-D-alanine carboxypeptidase family protein, giving the protein MHKYTPLSGKAGILLPALFSFLLLSACGKPLEKAYRLEDSLARMSSVASESGASVHALPFSYALALPGDTDFNTDNVKNAAAYLLVSDDGEAAPDAVAYANPYVRTYPASITKIMTALVCLDSGIDLNSSFTLTGSSAISEAGSSTAFLWPGETLRVRDLLYGMLLPSGNDAAVAVAEATSGSVAAFVGEMNRKALELGCTGTHFVNPHGLPDDAHFTTPYDIYLILSAAMKHEAFREIVGTREYTVNYKDRNGAAKSQHWENSNRYLNGEAETPAGLRILGGKTGTTKKAGYCLTQSAVRESTERRYIAVVMKADSKDRLYSDMTELLSKIP; this is encoded by the coding sequence TTGCATAAATATACTCCGTTATCCGGAAAAGCCGGCATTCTCCTTCCGGCTCTTTTTTCGTTTCTTCTCCTGTCTGCCTGCGGGAAGCCGCTGGAGAAGGCGTACCGTCTGGAGGATAGTCTTGCACGGATGAGCTCGGTCGCCTCCGAAAGCGGCGCCTCGGTGCATGCGCTGCCGTTTTCCTATGCGCTGGCGCTGCCCGGCGACACCGACTTCAATACGGACAATGTGAAAAACGCAGCGGCGTATCTGCTGGTTTCGGATGACGGAGAGGCAGCGCCGGATGCGGTCGCCTATGCGAATCCCTATGTCAGAACCTACCCGGCGAGCATCACGAAGATCATGACGGCGCTGGTCTGTCTGGACAGTGGGATAGACCTGAACAGCAGCTTCACCTTGACCGGGAGCTCTGCGATCTCGGAGGCAGGGAGCTCGACGGCATTTCTCTGGCCCGGGGAGACGCTGCGTGTCCGGGATCTGCTTTACGGGATGCTGCTCCCGTCCGGAAACGATGCCGCCGTTGCGGTGGCGGAGGCAACGAGCGGCAGTGTCGCCGCATTTGTGGGAGAGATGAACCGGAAGGCATTGGAGCTGGGCTGCACCGGAACGCATTTCGTGAACCCGCACGGACTGCCGGATGATGCGCATTTCACGACGCCCTACGACATCTACCTGATTCTCTCTGCTGCAATGAAGCATGAGGCGTTCCGGGAGATCGTCGGGACAAGGGAATACACCGTGAACTACAAGGACAGAAACGGTGCTGCGAAGAGTCAGCATTGGGAGAATTCGAATCGTTATCTGAACGGAGAGGCGGAGACGCCGGCAGGGCTTCGCATACTGGGCGGGAAGACCGGCACGACGAAGAAGGCGGGCTATTGTCTGACCCAGTCGGCGGTGCGGGAAAGTACGGAAAGACGGTATATTGCGGTCGTAATGAAGGCGGATTCGAAGGATCGGCTGTACAGCGATATGACTGAACTCCTCTCTAAAATTCCTTGA
- a CDS encoding twitching motility protein PilT, with protein MVQLIVGKRGSGKTRQLLDKANNAIKEANGSVDYLDKSAQHMYELNNRIRLINVNEFPVDSEAAFVGFISGIISQDHDLEYMFLDSFLKLAGLEGKDISDCIKTLEALSEKYKVTFVLSVSMDADELPESVKKDVVIAL; from the coding sequence ATGGTACAGTTGATCGTAGGCAAGAGGGGCAGCGGTAAGACGAGACAGCTTCTCGATAAGGCCAATAATGCGATAAAGGAAGCGAACGGCAGCGTGGATTATCTGGACAAGTCCGCACAGCATATGTACGAGCTGAACAACAGGATCCGGCTGATCAATGTCAATGAATTTCCGGTGGACTCCGAGGCAGCGTTCGTGGGCTTCATCAGCGGCATTATTTCACAGGACCATGATCTGGAATATATGTTTCTGGACAGCTTCCTGAAGCTGGCGGGACTGGAGGGAAAGGATATCTCCGACTGTATCAAGACGCTGGAGGCGCTTTCCGAGAAGTATAAGGTGACCTTTGTGCTGAGCGTTTCCATGGATGCGGACGAGCTTCCTGAAAGCGTGAAGAAGGATGTAGTGATTGCACTTTGA
- a CDS encoding HlyD family efflux transporter periplasmic adaptor subunit, which produces MAAKKQNSAKKRKPFSINVGMIIFLIIFLYIVFSVHSYFTREQIRFYEVVEGSLVRQKSYTGIVLREEKAVNAESSGYIHFYIQEGRRVAANSSVYTIDETGALEKYLTEHPELTQEFGKEELSALRYQLSAFSRHFRDRSFSELYNLKSELDTSVMEYSGMGDAGKLETALSQMNISYRQVRSPEAGVLSYTVDGYETLGEEQIEAGLFHNESYQKRTTRPGSLVEGGTPVYKLITSPEWSLVFPLSEEDRAKYQDVKRLKIHFLNSGETTEAELRLFTGKDRQLYGRLLLHSFMERYASARYLDFEIVTSDRSGLKIPLSAVTEKEFYVIPKDFLRIQDGAAGFLRQTLRDGNAVSEFVETEIYRIDEQFCYLNIPANPENTSSLKTGDVLRKDSGSQSYSVGPTKPLQGVYNINKGYCIFRQVIPMEQNETYMIVEPNTDYGISVYDHIVLNASMVEEGELIYQ; this is translated from the coding sequence ATGGCAGCTAAGAAACAAAATTCTGCGAAAAAGAGAAAACCGTTTTCAATCAATGTAGGGATGATAATCTTTTTGATTATCTTTCTCTACATTGTTTTTAGTGTGCATTCCTACTTCACGAGGGAGCAGATCCGCTTCTATGAGGTCGTAGAGGGCAGCCTCGTGCGGCAGAAGAGCTATACGGGCATCGTGCTCCGGGAGGAAAAGGCGGTAAATGCCGAGAGCTCCGGGTATATTCATTTTTATATTCAGGAGGGCAGGCGTGTCGCAGCAAATTCCAGTGTCTATACCATCGATGAGACGGGCGCACTCGAGAAGTATCTCACGGAGCATCCGGAGCTCACGCAGGAGTTCGGGAAGGAGGAGCTCAGCGCCCTCCGCTATCAGCTCAGCGCCTTCTCCCGGCATTTTCGTGACAGGAGCTTCTCCGAGCTCTATAATCTGAAGTCGGAGCTGGATACCTCCGTGATGGAATACAGCGGGATGGGAGACGCGGGAAAGCTCGAGACGGCGCTCTCGCAGATGAATATCAGCTACCGGCAGGTTCGTTCCCCGGAGGCAGGGGTCCTGTCCTATACGGTGGACGGCTACGAGACGCTCGGAGAAGAGCAGATCGAGGCGGGGCTCTTTCATAATGAGAGCTACCAGAAGCGGACGACCCGTCCGGGCAGTCTGGTCGAGGGCGGAACCCCTGTCTATAAACTGATCACGAGTCCGGAATGGAGTCTCGTCTTTCCGCTTTCCGAGGAGGATCGGGCGAAGTATCAGGACGTGAAGCGGCTGAAAATCCATTTTCTGAACAGCGGGGAGACGACGGAGGCGGAGCTTCGGCTCTTTACCGGGAAGGACAGACAGCTCTATGGGCGGCTTTTGCTGCACAGCTTCATGGAGCGCTACGCTTCGGCGCGGTATCTCGACTTCGAGATCGTAACAAGCGATCGGAGCGGGCTCAAGATCCCGCTGAGCGCGGTAACGGAAAAGGAGTTCTATGTCATACCGAAGGATTTCCTGCGCATACAGGACGGGGCAGCTGGCTTCCTCCGGCAGACACTTCGGGACGGGAACGCCGTCTCCGAATTTGTCGAGACGGAAATCTACCGGATCGACGAGCAGTTCTGCTACCTGAATATTCCGGCGAATCCAGAGAACACGAGCAGCCTCAAGACCGGAGACGTGCTGCGGAAGGACAGCGGCAGCCAGAGCTACAGCGTTGGTCCGACGAAGCCACTGCAGGGTGTCTACAATATCAACAAGGGCTACTGCATCTTCCGGCAGGTGATCCCAATGGAGCAGAATGAAACCTATATGATCGTCGAGCCGAATACGGACTACGGCATCTCGGTCTATGACCATATCGTCCTGAACGCCTCGATGGTAGAGGAGGGGGAGCTGATTTACCAGTAA